The Alosa alosa isolate M-15738 ecotype Scorff River chromosome 9, AALO_Geno_1.1, whole genome shotgun sequence genome includes a region encoding these proteins:
- the aqp12 gene encoding aquaporin 12, whose protein sequence is MSDLNLTLGYFLSVLGLSALLGLLLRRRGGRWADLAEIPAVFSLAACRLEVRTIEELGGWAAGLGPDVTLTILFLTLLAHGASWPVASGNPSVSLQSFLLLDGRPLPTLLRLLLQVAGAHLAWLAASSYWALMLTDMHMIKSLMGSECSSALRTSVLQGGATEAGCSLTFHLLLLSLQRRSAFLRVPLLALYLTFLSFAASGSSSGFANPALAYAVTFNCPGFSLLQYALVYWLGPLVGMTLALFFYMGHVPRLFSKNLLYSPKSRFRIPKKKDEQKEKSG, encoded by the exons ATGTCGGACCTGAACCTGACACTGGGCTACTTCCTGTCCGTGCTGGGCTTGAGTGCGCTGCTGGGCCTGCTGCTGAGGCGCCGCGGAGGCCGCTGGGCCGACCTGGCCGAGATTCCGGCCGTCTTCTCGCTGGCCGCCTGCCGACTGGAGGTGCGCACCATCGAGGAGCTGGGGGGCTGGGCGGCAGGGCTGGGACCGGACGTCACGCTCACCATCCTGTTCCTCACGCTGCTGGCTCACGGCGCATCCTGGCCCGTCGCCAGCGGCAACCCGTCCGTCAGCCTGCAGAGCTTCCTGCTCCTGGACGGCAGACCTCTGCCCACgctgctgcggctgctgctgcaggtGGCCGGCGCGCACCTGGCCTGGCTGGCGGCCAGCAGCTACTGGGCCCTGATGCTGACCGACATGCACATGATCAAGAGCCTCATGGGCTCCGAGTGCAGCTCCGCGCTGCGCACCTCCGTCCTGCAGGGCGGCGCCACTGAGGCCGGCTGCTCCCTCACCTTccatctcctcctgctctccctgCAACGGCGCTCTGCTTTCCTCAGGGTCCCACTGCTCGCCCTGTATCTGACCTTCCTCTCATttgcag ccagcGGCTCCTCGTCAGGCTTCGCCAACCCTGCGCTGGCCTACGCTGTGACCTTCAACTGCCCCGGGTTCTCTTTGCTCCAGTATGCTCTGGTGTACTGGCTAGGGCCTCTTGTTG GAATGACACTGGCCTTGTTCTTCTACATGGGACATGTTCCGAGGCTTTTCAGCAAGAACCTCCTTTATTCTCCGAAGAGCCGCTTCCGCATCCCCAAGAAGAAAGACGAGCAGAAGGAGAAGAGTGGCTAA